From the Amycolatopsis thermoflava N1165 genome, one window contains:
- the purU gene encoding formyltetrahydrofolate deformylase, with protein sequence MHTTTTTGEGRLLVSGKDGPGIVAAVSAILTGHGANIVSLDQHSTGPSGGRFFQRAVFHLDRLADRRCALEVDLHRKLGERFELHWSLVDTAVPKRVALFASKLDHCLLDLLWRHRRGELPMEITHVVSNHTDLAWVGDRFEVPFTHIPVPKGAKQQAEAAQLDLLKGTVDLVVLARYMQILSGDFLAALGVPVINIHHSFLPAFVGAAPYRKAKERGVKLIGATAHFVTEDLDEGPIIEQDVVRVSHTDSTDDLVRRGADVERLVLARAVKAFCEDRIMRDGNTTVVF encoded by the coding sequence ATGCACACCACGACCACCACCGGCGAGGGGCGACTGCTGGTGTCCGGAAAGGACGGACCCGGCATCGTCGCCGCCGTCTCGGCCATCCTCACCGGTCACGGAGCCAACATCGTCTCCCTGGACCAGCACTCCACCGGCCCGTCCGGTGGGCGCTTCTTCCAGCGGGCCGTGTTCCACCTCGACCGGCTCGCCGACCGGCGCTGCGCGCTCGAAGTGGACCTGCATCGCAAGCTCGGCGAGCGGTTCGAGCTGCACTGGTCCCTGGTCGACACCGCGGTCCCGAAACGAGTGGCGCTGTTCGCCTCGAAACTCGACCACTGCCTGCTCGACCTGCTGTGGCGGCACCGCCGGGGCGAGCTGCCGATGGAGATCACCCACGTGGTCTCCAACCACACCGACCTGGCCTGGGTCGGCGACCGGTTCGAGGTGCCCTTCACCCACATCCCCGTGCCGAAGGGCGCCAAACAGCAGGCCGAAGCCGCGCAGCTGGACCTGCTCAAGGGCACCGTCGACCTGGTCGTGCTGGCCCGGTACATGCAGATCCTCTCCGGCGACTTCCTCGCCGCGCTGGGCGTGCCGGTGATCAACATCCACCACTCGTTCCTGCCCGCCTTCGTCGGCGCCGCCCCCTACCGCAAGGCCAAGGAACGCGGCGTGAAACTCATCGGCGCGACCGCCCACTTCGTCACCGAGGACCTCGACGAGGGACCGATCATCGAGCAGGACGTCGTCCGCGTCAGCCACACCGACTCCACCGACGACCTCGTCCGCCGCGGCGCCGACGTCGAACGCCTCGTACTCGCTCGCGCCGTCAAGGCCTTCTGCGAAGACCGGATCATGCGCGACGGCAACACCACGGTGGTGTTCTGA
- a CDS encoding glycine cleavage system protein T → MSAETVEQGIQRAGGAVELLRNSPIRPHTFPVTAEFTNWRSEQRAWRESCALLDQSHHMTDLYVSGPDASRLLSDLGVNSFAKFTPGKAKQYVAVNHDGRLIGDAVLFHLEEQHFDLVGHPMVLDWVQFNLETGNYDASTERDDNSFDRVAGPPKVYRYELQGPTASAVMEKVIDGPLPDVKFFNMATFTIAGCTVRGLRHGMAGQPGYELFGPWEEGDRVREAILAAGQDFGLVRVGAKAYSAANLESAWIPAPLPAIFSGEKMKAYREWLPTTAMGSLAGSMDSPNIEDYYVTPYDVGYGRLVAFDHDFVGREALEQIAKSPRREKVTLVWNSDDVTDAIGSLYRPGLPAKYIEVPKARYGLHQSDKVLAGGKLAGISMDAGYLANEHVMVSLATVDIEHSKPGTEVTVLWGEDPNSAKPLVEQHKQVEIRATVAPAPYVQFARESYRAL, encoded by the coding sequence ATGAGTGCCGAGACGGTGGAACAGGGAATCCAGCGCGCGGGAGGAGCGGTCGAGCTGCTGCGGAACTCCCCCATCCGCCCGCACACGTTCCCGGTGACCGCGGAGTTCACCAACTGGCGCAGCGAGCAGCGGGCGTGGCGGGAGTCGTGCGCCCTGCTGGATCAGTCCCACCACATGACCGACCTCTACGTCAGCGGTCCCGACGCCTCGCGCCTGCTCAGCGACCTGGGGGTCAACAGCTTCGCGAAGTTCACGCCAGGCAAGGCCAAGCAGTACGTCGCGGTCAACCACGACGGCCGGCTGATCGGTGACGCGGTGCTGTTCCACCTGGAGGAGCAGCACTTCGATCTGGTCGGGCACCCGATGGTGCTGGACTGGGTGCAGTTCAACCTCGAAACGGGGAACTACGACGCGAGCACCGAACGGGACGACAACTCCTTCGACCGCGTCGCGGGACCGCCGAAGGTCTACCGGTACGAGCTGCAGGGCCCGACCGCGTCCGCGGTCATGGAGAAGGTGATCGACGGCCCGCTGCCGGACGTGAAGTTCTTCAACATGGCCACCTTCACCATCGCCGGGTGCACCGTGCGCGGCCTGCGGCACGGCATGGCGGGCCAGCCCGGCTACGAACTCTTCGGCCCGTGGGAGGAAGGCGACCGGGTCCGCGAGGCGATCCTGGCAGCCGGACAGGACTTCGGGCTGGTGCGGGTGGGTGCGAAGGCGTACTCGGCGGCGAACCTGGAGTCGGCGTGGATTCCCGCGCCACTGCCCGCCATCTTCTCCGGCGAGAAGATGAAGGCCTACCGGGAATGGCTGCCGACCACCGCGATGGGCTCGCTGGCCGGTTCGATGGACTCCCCGAACATCGAGGACTACTACGTCACCCCCTACGACGTGGGATACGGCCGGCTGGTGGCCTTCGACCACGACTTCGTCGGCCGCGAGGCCCTCGAACAGATCGCCAAGAGCCCGCGCCGGGAAAAGGTCACCCTCGTGTGGAACAGCGACGACGTCACCGACGCGATCGGCTCGCTCTACCGTCCCGGTCTGCCCGCCAAGTACATCGAGGTCCCCAAGGCCCGCTACGGACTGCACCAGAGCGACAAGGTCCTCGCCGGCGGCAAGCTCGCCGGGATCTCCATGGACGCCGGCTACCTGGCCAACGAGCACGTCATGGTGTCGCTGGCCACTGTGGACATCGAACACAGCAAGCCCGGCACCGAGGTGACCGTGCTCTGGGGCGAGGACCCCAACTCCGCCAAACCGCTGGTGGAGCAGCACAAGCAGGTCGAGATCCGCGCCACCGTCGCCCCGGCCCCGTACGTGCAGTTCGCCCGCGAGAGCTACCGCGCGCTGTGA
- a CDS encoding IclR family transcriptional regulator gives MTTRPDHLGDLLQPENRAAPAYPIASVDNTLRILLLLRDRGTLTLADVATELGIVRSSAHRLMAMLTYYDFVRQSPVDRSFHMGPALIDVGLTAARTLDIRALARPILTTLAESTGMTAHLVLPRGREVLFADGVESRRTIRAALRTGTTLPAHVTGAGKALLATLTDDQLRRLYADTPPEALTDRSLSSLTALLREVTHIRRAGYAINDGESETGVLAMGIACVVPEADIRAGLGVSGPASTTDDSWEARIALALQDAAAELAKQVQTYHL, from the coding sequence ATGACCACCAGGCCTGACCACCTGGGAGACCTGCTCCAGCCCGAGAACAGGGCCGCACCGGCGTACCCCATCGCGTCGGTCGACAACACCCTGCGCATCCTCCTGCTCCTGCGCGACCGCGGCACCCTCACCCTCGCAGACGTCGCTACCGAACTCGGCATCGTCCGCTCCAGCGCCCACCGGCTGATGGCCATGCTCACCTACTACGACTTCGTCCGGCAAAGCCCGGTCGACCGGTCCTTCCACATGGGCCCGGCGCTCATCGACGTGGGCCTCACCGCCGCCCGCACCCTCGACATCCGGGCACTGGCCCGCCCGATCCTCACCACACTGGCCGAGTCCACCGGGATGACCGCCCACCTCGTCCTCCCCCGCGGCCGGGAGGTCCTCTTCGCCGACGGCGTCGAAAGCCGGCGCACCATCCGCGCCGCACTCCGCACCGGCACGACGCTGCCCGCCCACGTCACCGGCGCAGGCAAAGCACTGCTCGCCACCCTCACCGACGACCAGCTCCGCCGGCTCTACGCGGACACCCCGCCCGAAGCCCTCACAGACCGCTCCCTCTCCTCACTGACCGCCCTCCTCCGCGAAGTGACCCACATCCGCCGCGCGGGTTACGCGATCAACGACGGGGAAAGCGAAACCGGGGTCCTCGCCATGGGAATCGCCTGCGTCGTCCCCGAAGCCGACATCCGCGCCGGTCTCGGCGTGTCCGGCCCAGCTTCCACGACGGACGACAGCTGGGAGGCCCGCATCGCGCTCGCACTCCAAGACGCCGCGGCGGAGCTGGCCAAACAGGTTCAGACCTATCACCTGTGA
- the folP gene encoding dihydropteroate synthase has protein sequence MGILNVTPDSFSDGGRYLATGRAIAHGVELAAAGADIVDVGGESTRPGAGRVSCAEEKRRVLPVIRSLAAAGVTISIDTTRAEVADAALEAGAAIVNDVSGGLADPRMASRVAAADVPYVAMHWRAPSSRMHEHAVYDDVVAEVVGELSERVDALVAAGVRRERIIIDPGFGFAKKSQHNWKLLADLPALSVLGRPVLVGASRKSFLGIVRDRDAATAAVSALAAAAGAACVRVHDVRRTLTAVQVAAALNV, from the coding sequence ATGGGCATTCTCAACGTGACCCCCGATTCCTTCTCCGACGGCGGCCGCTATCTGGCGACCGGGCGGGCGATCGCACACGGCGTGGAACTCGCCGCGGCGGGGGCCGACATCGTCGACGTCGGGGGCGAATCCACCCGGCCCGGCGCGGGGCGCGTGTCCTGCGCGGAGGAGAAACGCCGGGTGCTGCCGGTGATCCGGAGCCTGGCCGCAGCGGGGGTCACGATCAGCATCGACACGACGCGGGCCGAGGTGGCCGACGCCGCGCTGGAGGCCGGCGCGGCGATCGTCAACGACGTCAGCGGGGGACTCGCCGATCCCCGCATGGCCTCCCGTGTCGCGGCGGCGGACGTGCCCTACGTCGCCATGCACTGGCGGGCGCCCAGCTCCCGGATGCACGAGCACGCCGTGTACGACGACGTAGTCGCCGAGGTCGTCGGTGAACTGTCCGAACGGGTCGACGCGCTGGTCGCCGCGGGAGTGCGCCGGGAACGGATCATCATCGACCCAGGGTTCGGGTTCGCGAAGAAATCCCAGCACAACTGGAAGCTACTGGCGGATCTGCCGGCGCTGAGCGTGCTCGGCCGTCCGGTTCTCGTCGGCGCCTCGCGCAAGTCGTTCCTCGGAATCGTGCGAGACCGCGACGCCGCCACCGCGGCGGTGTCCGCGCTCGCGGCCGCCGCGGGCGCCGCCTGCGTCCGAGTCCACGACGTGCGCCGCACCCTCACCGCCGTGCAGGTCGCGGCGGCACTGAACGTCTGA
- a CDS encoding methylenetetrahydrofolate reductase, producing the protein MTETTTHRRAPRSAREILRTISYEIMPFRGTEDAVLEHVPVDVPLTVTVTEAKGIEATIGLAANLTARGYRVAPHIAARMVKDTAHAKDLAAQLTETAIDRVFVVGGDAPVPAGEFTEALDLLRVFAETAAFTRTGIGGYPEGHANITDADLAAALAAKAPLATHVITQICFDARATVDWARRVHRDHSDLDVVIGVPAPVSRQKLMRIAGGIGLGQSARFLRKQQNTIWKLIRPGGYRPDKLLRAFEPHLAAPDVNIAGIHLFTFNELAGAEAWRRSLLARLDAG; encoded by the coding sequence GTGACGGAAACGACGACACACCGGCGGGCACCGCGCTCGGCGCGGGAGATCCTGCGCACCATCAGTTACGAGATCATGCCGTTCCGCGGCACCGAGGACGCGGTCCTCGAACACGTTCCCGTGGACGTGCCGCTGACTGTCACCGTGACCGAGGCGAAGGGCATCGAGGCCACCATCGGCCTGGCGGCGAACCTGACCGCGCGCGGCTACCGGGTCGCACCGCACATCGCGGCCCGCATGGTGAAGGACACGGCCCACGCCAAGGACCTCGCCGCACAACTCACCGAAACCGCGATCGACCGCGTCTTCGTCGTCGGCGGCGACGCACCGGTCCCGGCCGGCGAGTTCACCGAGGCGCTCGACCTGCTTCGCGTGTTCGCCGAGACCGCAGCGTTCACACGGACCGGGATCGGCGGCTACCCGGAAGGGCACGCCAACATCACCGATGCGGACCTGGCTGCCGCACTGGCCGCGAAAGCCCCGCTGGCCACGCACGTCATCACCCAGATCTGCTTCGACGCCAGGGCGACCGTGGACTGGGCCCGCCGCGTCCACCGCGACCACTCGGATCTGGACGTCGTGATCGGCGTGCCCGCCCCGGTGAGCAGGCAGAAACTCATGCGGATCGCGGGCGGCATCGGCCTGGGGCAGTCGGCGCGGTTCCTGCGCAAACAGCAGAACACGATCTGGAAGCTGATCCGCCCCGGCGGGTACCGCCCCGACAAGCTCCTGCGCGCCTTCGAACCCCACCTCGCCGCGCCGGACGTCAACATCGCCGGCATCCACCTGTTCACCTTCAACGAGCTGGCAGGCGCCGAAGCCTGGCGGCGATCACTGCTGGCCCGCCTCGACGCCGGCTGA
- a CDS encoding DUF47 domain-containing protein, translating to MPFRLIPADTGFYDLFAKSAAHLVEGARLLTDALDESGDRAATARAMKEAEHRCDDVTHEIVRKMNSTFVTPFDREDMYRLTAGLDDVMDDMDAAVDYLYLYRIAELPPGVADQVEVLRHAADLTAAAMPRLRSMHDLEDFWIEINRLENVGDQIYRKSLANLFSGSYDALTVMRLRDVIEQLEAAVDSFETVANIVEQIAVKES from the coding sequence GTGCCATTCAGGCTTATTCCGGCCGATACCGGCTTCTACGATCTGTTTGCCAAGTCCGCCGCCCACCTCGTCGAGGGTGCGCGGCTGCTCACCGACGCACTCGACGAATCCGGCGACCGGGCGGCGACCGCGCGCGCGATGAAGGAAGCCGAACATCGCTGCGACGACGTGACCCACGAAATCGTGCGGAAGATGAACTCCACGTTCGTCACGCCTTTCGACCGCGAGGACATGTACCGGCTCACCGCGGGGCTCGACGATGTCATGGACGACATGGATGCCGCGGTCGACTACCTCTACCTGTACCGGATCGCCGAGCTGCCACCCGGGGTGGCGGACCAGGTCGAGGTCCTGCGCCATGCGGCTGACCTGACCGCGGCCGCGATGCCGAGGCTGCGGAGCATGCACGATCTCGAGGACTTCTGGATCGAGATCAACCGGCTGGAGAACGTCGGGGACCAGATCTACCGCAAGAGCCTGGCCAACCTGTTCTCCGGTTCCTACGACGCCCTGACCGTGATGCGCCTGCGGGACGTCATCGAACAACTCGAGGCCGCTGTCGACTCGTTCGAAACCGTGGCCAATATCGTCGAGCAGATCGCCGTCAAGGAGTCCTGA
- a CDS encoding CotH kinase family protein, with protein sequence MVVLAGVFGSGMIRPYTTSKAEDAPVQVTEDIAGTKDLFDTTTAHDVRIEFNDANYQKMLQEYFDTGEKDYIPATVVIDGTRIENVGIRLKGNSTLASLTWNGERRQSGGFGGGQGGEPPAGMQLPEGAPQQGGPPQGGMAGGMGGIGTELKAEEPESLPWLISFDKYVEGRRYQGHTQIAVRPGSGEGSAQLNESLAMSLVDASGEPAQQFAYSGFTVNDRTSTPRLLVEYLDEGYAEDLGNGVLYKSLASSQFTYQGGDQTEYSDDFKQINNIGGTDVQPVIELIRWVEQSSDEEFAAGLADRVDVESFARYLALQNIVLNGDDMAGPGRNYYLWYDLGTRKFTVIGWDMNLTFTGDATAGPHDSISMGFGGGRGQPNAGGAGNEPPQGMQLPEGMQAGGGLMGGNKLKERFLASDEFKQVYEEQYRQVYSLVFADGKAESALSALVSSYNLNTNASKNVQSEAATLQGTLEKRATALAADSVISGG encoded by the coding sequence GTGGTCGTGCTCGCAGGTGTGTTCGGCTCCGGGATGATCCGTCCGTACACCACGTCCAAGGCCGAGGACGCCCCCGTCCAGGTCACGGAGGACATCGCCGGGACGAAGGACCTCTTCGACACCACGACCGCGCACGACGTGCGCATCGAGTTCAATGACGCCAACTACCAGAAGATGTTGCAGGAGTACTTCGACACCGGCGAGAAGGACTACATCCCCGCGACGGTCGTCATCGACGGCACCCGGATCGAGAACGTGGGGATCCGGCTCAAGGGCAACTCCACTCTGGCGTCGCTGACGTGGAACGGCGAGCGGCGCCAGAGCGGAGGCTTCGGTGGCGGGCAAGGTGGTGAGCCCCCTGCCGGGATGCAGCTGCCCGAGGGCGCCCCGCAGCAGGGCGGCCCTCCGCAGGGCGGAATGGCGGGCGGCATGGGCGGAATCGGTACGGAGCTCAAGGCCGAGGAGCCGGAGAGCCTTCCCTGGCTGATCAGCTTCGACAAGTACGTGGAGGGACGCCGGTACCAGGGGCATACGCAGATCGCCGTCCGCCCCGGCAGCGGCGAGGGTTCCGCCCAGCTCAACGAGTCGCTGGCGATGTCGCTTGTGGACGCCTCCGGGGAGCCCGCGCAACAGTTCGCCTATTCCGGGTTCACCGTCAACGACCGGACGTCGACTCCCCGGCTGCTCGTCGAGTACCTCGACGAGGGTTATGCGGAGGATCTCGGCAACGGGGTGCTGTACAAGTCGCTCGCTTCGAGTCAGTTCACCTACCAAGGTGGCGACCAGACTGAGTACAGCGACGACTTCAAACAGATCAACAACATCGGCGGTACGGACGTGCAGCCGGTCATCGAGCTGATCCGGTGGGTGGAGCAGTCCTCCGACGAGGAGTTCGCCGCCGGACTGGCCGACCGAGTCGACGTCGAGTCGTTCGCGCGTTACCTGGCGCTGCAGAACATCGTGTTGAACGGCGACGACATGGCGGGCCCCGGACGGAACTACTACCTGTGGTACGACCTCGGAACCCGGAAGTTCACGGTCATCGGCTGGGACATGAACCTCACCTTCACCGGCGACGCCACCGCCGGTCCGCATGACTCGATCAGCATGGGCTTCGGCGGTGGCCGGGGGCAGCCGAACGCCGGTGGGGCGGGCAACGAGCCTCCGCAGGGGATGCAGCTCCCCGAGGGCATGCAGGCCGGGGGAGGGCTCATGGGCGGCAACAAGCTCAAGGAGCGGTTCCTGGCTTCGGATGAGTTCAAGCAGGTCTACGAGGAGCAGTACCGGCAGGTGTACTCACTTGTGTTCGCCGACGGCAAAGCCGAAAGCGCGCTGTCGGCTCTGGTGAGTTCCTACAACCTCAACACCAACGCGAGCAAGAACGTCCAGAGCGAGGCGGCCACCCTTCAGGGAACTCTGGAGAAACGGGCCACCGCCCTCGCCGCCGATTCCGTGATCAGCGGCGGCTGA
- a CDS encoding bifunctional methylenetetrahydrofolate dehydrogenase/methenyltetrahydrofolate cyclohydrolase, whose product MGAGLLDGKLVAAKIKDDLRRRVAALTAQGRTPGLGTVLVGDDPGSVLYVDGKHRDCRDVGIESIRVDLPATATRADVLGAVEQLNADPRCTAYIVQLPLPPGLDEFEVIERVDPAKDADGLHPANLGRLVLGADGPLPCTPAGIVELLRWYDIPLAGARVCVIGRGITVGRSLGLLLTRRSENATVVLCHTGTRDLAAEVRAADIVVAAAGVPGLVRPDMVKPGAVLVDVGVTRGPDGKVAGDIDPAAGDVATWRSPNPGGVGPMTRAMLLANVVHAAQRASG is encoded by the coding sequence ATGGGCGCCGGCCTGCTCGACGGCAAGCTGGTCGCCGCGAAGATCAAAGACGATCTCCGCCGCCGGGTGGCGGCTCTCACCGCGCAGGGGCGCACGCCCGGGCTGGGGACGGTGCTCGTCGGCGACGATCCTGGCAGCGTTCTCTACGTCGACGGAAAGCACCGCGACTGCCGCGACGTGGGGATCGAGTCGATCCGGGTCGACCTGCCCGCGACCGCGACGCGGGCGGACGTGCTCGGGGCGGTCGAGCAGCTCAACGCCGATCCCCGGTGCACCGCCTACATCGTCCAACTGCCCCTGCCACCCGGACTCGACGAGTTCGAGGTCATCGAGCGCGTCGACCCGGCCAAGGACGCCGACGGGCTGCACCCCGCCAACCTCGGGCGGCTCGTGCTCGGCGCGGACGGGCCGTTGCCGTGCACCCCGGCCGGGATCGTGGAACTCCTCCGGTGGTACGACATCCCGCTCGCCGGGGCTCGGGTGTGCGTGATCGGCCGCGGCATCACCGTCGGCCGGTCACTGGGCCTGCTGCTCACGCGGCGCAGCGAGAACGCGACCGTGGTTCTCTGCCACACCGGAACCCGGGATCTCGCCGCCGAGGTGCGGGCCGCCGACATCGTCGTCGCCGCCGCCGGCGTGCCGGGACTGGTCCGGCCGGACATGGTCAAACCGGGCGCCGTACTCGTCGACGTCGGCGTCACCCGGGGACCGGACGGCAAGGTCGCCGGCGACATCGACCCCGCCGCGGGGGACGTCGCCACCTGGCGTTCCCCCAACCCCGGCGGCGTGGGGCCGATGACCCGCGCGATGCTCCTGGCCAATGTCGTCCACGCCGCCCAGCGGGCGTCCGGCTAG
- a CDS encoding GntR family transcriptional regulator gives MDVAARGGAAGATHVRNSLRRAIVTGDLAPGQRIVAEEVATALRVTRNGVRQALHELAAEGLIDRVRGSNARVRVVPVGEAVEILECRLALDGLLAARAAVGATEDERRRLRAAGDRLAAAADRADPVDCFRLGDEVHDLIAGLARQPTAAGIVARLDARVARLRFRVTLRPGRLRDSAREHAAIVQAVAGRHPVAAELAAQAHVRSLIATVVRHHEKESLCRNETRPPTMSPTSAISSCSPPPSTRASSSSRATSA, from the coding sequence ATGGACGTCGCTGCGAGAGGCGGAGCTGCGGGCGCCACCCACGTCCGGAACTCCCTCCGCCGGGCGATCGTGACCGGAGACCTCGCGCCGGGACAACGGATCGTCGCCGAGGAAGTCGCCACGGCTCTGCGCGTCACGCGCAACGGTGTCCGGCAGGCTCTGCACGAATTGGCGGCCGAGGGGCTGATCGACCGCGTGCGCGGCAGCAACGCCCGGGTCCGGGTGGTCCCGGTCGGCGAAGCGGTCGAAATCCTGGAGTGCCGGCTGGCGCTGGACGGCCTTCTCGCCGCACGCGCGGCGGTGGGGGCGACCGAGGATGAACGCCGGCGCCTGCGCGCCGCCGGCGACCGTCTGGCTGCCGCCGCGGACCGCGCCGACCCGGTCGACTGCTTCCGGCTGGGCGACGAAGTCCACGACCTGATCGCGGGCCTGGCGCGTCAGCCGACGGCTGCCGGAATCGTCGCCCGGCTGGACGCCCGGGTCGCCCGGCTGCGGTTCCGCGTGACCCTGCGCCCCGGCCGTCTCCGGGACTCCGCGCGCGAGCACGCCGCAATCGTCCAGGCCGTTGCCGGTCGACACCCGGTCGCCGCCGAGCTCGCCGCGCAGGCACACGTCCGATCCCTCATCGCCACCGTCGTCCGTCACCACGAGAAGGAGTCCTTGTGCCGAAACGAAACCCGGCCGCCCACGATGTCGCCCACCTCGGCCATCTCCAGTTGTTCACCCCCGCCTTCGACGAGAGCGTCGAGTTCTTCACGCGCTACCTCGGCATGA
- a CDS encoding VOC family protein, which yields MPKRNPAAHDVAHLGHLQLFTPAFDESVEFFTRYLGMRTHGSLGSSVFLRTWDDYEHHTITLTPRATAGIGRTHLRAADEDALQRRVEAIKEAGLGIGWTDGEPGYGPTYLFHDPDGHEFGLYHESEWFQPEEDTRPALKNQAQAYPGGGVCVRRLDHVNFLGVDVEANRDVLRDLLGARVTEQIVLDDGSVAGSWTTFTNKGYDAVYTRDRLGIAGRLHHIAFATDSRADILRAADLALEQGVFIETGPHKHAIQQTFFLYVYEPGGNRIELCNAGARLVLAPDWRTIDWTEAERAKGQAWGLKTIESFHTHGTPPAPGQ from the coding sequence GTGCCGAAACGAAACCCGGCCGCCCACGATGTCGCCCACCTCGGCCATCTCCAGTTGTTCACCCCCGCCTTCGACGAGAGCGTCGAGTTCTTCACGCGCTACCTCGGCATGAGGACGCACGGGTCCCTGGGCTCCTCGGTGTTCCTGCGGACCTGGGACGACTACGAGCACCACACGATCACGCTCACCCCGCGCGCCACTGCCGGAATCGGTCGCACGCACCTGCGCGCCGCCGACGAGGATGCGCTCCAGCGGCGCGTCGAGGCGATCAAGGAGGCGGGCCTGGGCATCGGCTGGACCGACGGCGAACCCGGGTACGGGCCGACCTACCTCTTCCACGACCCGGACGGGCACGAGTTCGGTCTGTACCACGAATCCGAGTGGTTCCAGCCCGAGGAGGACACCCGGCCGGCGCTGAAGAACCAGGCACAGGCCTACCCGGGCGGTGGTGTCTGCGTCCGGCGGCTGGACCACGTCAACTTCCTCGGCGTGGACGTCGAGGCCAACCGTGACGTGTTGCGTGATCTGCTGGGCGCCAGGGTCACCGAACAGATCGTGCTCGATGACGGGTCGGTCGCCGGGAGCTGGACCACGTTCACGAACAAGGGCTACGACGCGGTGTACACCCGCGACCGGCTGGGGATCGCCGGCCGCCTGCACCACATCGCGTTCGCCACCGACAGCCGGGCGGACATCCTGCGCGCCGCCGACCTCGCGCTCGAACAGGGTGTGTTCATCGAGACCGGCCCGCACAAGCACGCGATCCAGCAGACCTTCTTCCTCTACGTCTACGAACCCGGCGGCAACCGCATCGAACTGTGCAACGCCGGAGCCCGCCTCGTGCTGGCCCCGGACTGGCGCACCATCGACTGGACCGAAGCCGAGCGGGCCAAGGGTCAGGCGTGGGGGCTGAAGACCATCGAGTCCTTCCACACCCACGGCACACCGCCGGCGCCGGGCCAGTGA
- a CDS encoding inorganic phosphate transporter produces the protein MELALVVAVVLLALAFDYTNGFHDAANAIATSVSTRALTPRTALLLAAVMNLVGALVSEGVAGTIGNGIITPPESSQGMIVVLSGLLGAIVWNLITWWLGLPSSSSHALIGGLIGAAIVGSVTVHWSVIVTKVILPMVISPLVGFCLAYAVMVGILWLFRRSAPTPVHRRFRAGQSVSAAALAFGHGLQDAQKTMGVIVLALVTAGLHTGQDVPLWVKLAAATAIALGTYSGGWRIMRTLGRRVIKLDPARGVAADTTASTVLYVMAIGMHAPVSTTHTISSAIMGVGATRRLSGVRWGVAGNIVTAWILTLPMSALVAGASCLLLSLPFS, from the coding sequence GTGGAGCTGGCCCTGGTCGTGGCGGTGGTCTTGCTCGCGCTCGCGTTCGACTACACCAACGGGTTCCATGACGCGGCGAACGCCATCGCCACCTCGGTGTCCACCCGCGCGCTGACCCCGCGGACGGCGCTGCTGCTTGCGGCGGTGATGAATCTGGTCGGCGCGCTGGTCTCGGAGGGGGTCGCCGGCACCATCGGCAATGGCATCATCACGCCGCCGGAGAGCTCGCAGGGCATGATCGTCGTGCTGTCCGGCCTGCTCGGTGCCATCGTGTGGAACCTCATCACCTGGTGGCTGGGCCTGCCGTCCTCGTCGTCCCACGCGTTGATCGGCGGCTTGATCGGCGCGGCGATCGTCGGGTCGGTGACCGTGCACTGGTCGGTCATCGTGACCAAGGTGATCCTGCCGATGGTCATCTCACCGTTGGTCGGGTTCTGCCTCGCCTATGCCGTCATGGTCGGGATTCTCTGGCTGTTCCGCCGGAGCGCACCGACGCCCGTCCACCGCCGGTTCCGCGCCGGGCAGTCGGTGTCGGCGGCGGCGCTGGCGTTCGGTCACGGCCTGCAGGACGCCCAGAAGACGATGGGCGTGATCGTGCTCGCGCTGGTCACGGCCGGCCTACACACCGGTCAGGACGTGCCGCTGTGGGTCAAGCTGGCCGCGGCGACCGCGATCGCCCTCGGCACGTATTCCGGCGGCTGGCGGATCATGCGCACGCTCGGCCGCCGGGTGATCAAACTCGACCCGGCCCGGGGTGTCGCGGCCGATACCACCGCCTCCACCGTTTTGTACGTCATGGCGATCGGCATGCACGCACCGGTGTCCACGACGCACACGATCAGCTCGGCCATCATGGGTGTCGGCGCGACGCGGCGGCTGTCCGGCGTTCGCTGGGGAGTAGCAGGCAACATCGTGACCGCGTGGATCCTGACCCTGCCGATGTCGGCCCTGGTCGCGGGGGCGAGCTGCCTCCTACTGTCGCTCCCGTTCTCCTGA